In Urechidicola croceus, a single window of DNA contains:
- a CDS encoding efflux RND transporter permease subunit: protein MLKTFIERPVLSTVISIIIVMLGVISISSLPIEEYPDIAPPTIKVSASYPGANAETVLESVIIPIEEQINGVEGMTYITSTASNNGTADITVYFDQSMDADIAAVNVQNRVARANPLLPQEVKQTGVTTSKQQTSALMFLSMYTDSEDYDATFIQNYLKINVIPTLQRIKGVGDVSVFSQQDYAMRIWLKPEKLAAYNLIPSDILAVLQEQNLEAAAGSLGENNGEVFSYVLTYSGRFKQEKQYGDIVIKALGNGEFLRLNDVADIELDAQSYSSNAMSLGHPAVFMGVFQTKGSNAQEIIENIKISLETVKKDLPDGLNIFIPYDTSLFLNASIEKVVHTLLEAFLLVFLVVFIFLQDLRSTLIPAIAVPVSIIGTFFFLNLFGYSINLLTLFAIVLAIGIVVDDAIVVVEAVHAKIDDGEKNAKKATLDAMHEISGAIVSITLVMAAVFIPVTFVQGPTGVFYKQFGITLIIAILISAVNALTLSPALCALFLKSHDEDEELKSKSPLKRFYTLFNRGFNATVNKYGKSLQFLYKKKWIPTLLLILAIVGIFWASKTTPTGFVPSEDRGIIFANIELPAGASLDRTNEVIKSLYGKINSLDGVVGVSFIKGRSLISGAGSNYGFGIVKLADWSERENPALSNQAITGKLFGIVSAIPEANIIFFSPPSIRGFGNSAGFEVNLLDKFGGEFTDLDKVNQEFAMALMKHPEIKYAQSSFNTKYPQYEMEVNVPLAKEKGVPINSIFSTLQGYIGGVYASDFSRFGKQFRVYIQSLPEDRANVNALNSMYVRTDNGEMTPITQFVNLKRVYGPQSVTRFNLFNSTSITGATNEGFSTGDAIRVIEEEVANLPSNYTVAYSGLTREEVSSGNQTTFIFILSILFVYFLLCAQYESYIIPFAVVLSIPLGVFGAYISTNLLGLENNIYFQIALIMLIGLLAKNAILIVEFALARRRNGESIVNAAINGAKTRLRPILMTSFAFILGLMPLALAKGVGSEGNKSIGTGAAGGMLIGTILGIFVIPILFILFQWIQERITGSPTPKIINEDNSLEN from the coding sequence ATGTTAAAAACATTTATTGAAAGACCAGTTCTTTCAACAGTTATTTCTATTATCATAGTGATGCTTGGAGTTATTAGTATTTCAAGTTTACCAATTGAAGAATACCCAGATATTGCACCACCTACAATTAAAGTATCAGCATCTTATCCTGGAGCCAATGCAGAAACTGTATTAGAAAGTGTAATCATTCCTATTGAAGAGCAAATTAATGGTGTAGAAGGAATGACATACATTACCTCTACAGCATCAAATAATGGTACTGCAGATATCACTGTTTACTTTGACCAAAGTATGGATGCCGATATTGCTGCAGTTAATGTACAAAACCGTGTAGCAAGAGCAAATCCATTATTACCTCAAGAGGTTAAACAAACTGGTGTTACAACATCAAAACAACAAACAAGTGCATTGATGTTTTTATCAATGTATACCGACAGTGAAGACTATGATGCAACATTTATTCAGAATTACTTAAAAATTAATGTAATTCCTACTCTACAAAGAATCAAAGGAGTTGGTGATGTAAGTGTATTCTCACAACAAGATTACGCTATGCGTATTTGGTTAAAACCAGAAAAATTGGCCGCTTATAATTTAATTCCATCTGATATTTTGGCGGTATTACAAGAACAAAACTTAGAAGCAGCAGCAGGTTCTTTAGGTGAAAATAATGGTGAAGTTTTCTCATATGTATTGACCTATAGCGGACGTTTTAAACAAGAAAAACAATACGGAGATATTGTTATAAAAGCGTTAGGTAATGGAGAATTTTTGCGTTTAAATGATGTTGCTGATATAGAATTAGATGCACAATCATACTCTTCTAATGCAATGAGTTTAGGGCATCCTGCAGTATTTATGGGTGTTTTTCAAACCAAAGGATCAAATGCACAAGAAATAATTGAAAACATAAAAATTTCTTTAGAAACTGTTAAAAAGGACTTGCCAGATGGATTAAACATCTTTATACCTTATGATACCAGTTTGTTCTTAAATGCTTCTATTGAAAAAGTAGTTCATACATTATTAGAGGCCTTTTTATTAGTGTTCCTAGTTGTGTTTATTTTCTTACAAGATTTACGTTCTACTTTAATTCCGGCTATCGCAGTTCCGGTATCTATTATTGGAACGTTTTTCTTTCTAAATTTATTTGGATACTCCATCAATTTACTAACCCTTTTTGCAATTGTTTTAGCAATTGGTATTGTGGTTGATGATGCAATTGTGGTAGTTGAAGCAGTACATGCAAAGATAGATGACGGTGAAAAAAATGCTAAGAAAGCAACTTTAGATGCAATGCATGAAATATCAGGAGCTATTGTTTCTATTACTTTGGTGATGGCTGCTGTATTTATTCCTGTTACGTTTGTACAAGGGCCAACAGGTGTTTTTTATAAACAATTTGGAATTACGTTAATTATTGCCATTTTAATTTCGGCTGTTAACGCATTAACTTTAAGTCCTGCTTTATGTGCATTATTCTTAAAATCACATGACGAAGATGAAGAATTAAAAAGCAAGAGTCCTTTAAAACGTTTTTATACACTTTTTAATCGTGGGTTTAATGCAACTGTTAATAAATATGGTAAATCACTTCAGTTCCTTTACAAGAAAAAATGGATTCCAACACTTTTATTAATTTTAGCAATCGTTGGTATATTTTGGGCTTCCAAAACTACTCCAACTGGGTTTGTACCTAGTGAAGATCGAGGAATTATTTTTGCCAATATAGAATTACCTGCAGGAGCCTCTTTAGATAGAACGAATGAGGTAATTAAAAGTTTATATGGAAAAATAAACAGTTTAGATGGTGTTGTAGGAGTTTCTTTTATTAAAGGACGAAGTTTAATAAGTGGTGCTGGTAGTAACTACGGTTTCGGAATTGTAAAACTTGCTGATTGGAGTGAACGTGAAAATCCAGCACTTTCAAACCAAGCAATTACTGGTAAGTTATTTGGAATTGTAAGTGCAATTCCAGAAGCAAATATTATTTTCTTTTCACCACCAAGTATTAGAGGTTTTGGTAACTCTGCTGGGTTTGAAGTTAATTTATTAGATAAGTTTGGAGGAGAATTTACAGATTTAGATAAAGTGAATCAAGAGTTTGCGATGGCATTAATGAAACATCCTGAAATTAAGTATGCGCAATCTTCATTTAATACGAAGTATCCTCAATACGAAATGGAAGTGAATGTTCCTTTGGCTAAAGAAAAAGGTGTGCCAATTAACAGTATTTTCTCCACATTACAAGGATATATCGGAGGTGTATACGCATCTGATTTTTCTCGTTTTGGAAAACAATTTAGAGTATATATTCAATCATTACCAGAAGACAGAGCAAATGTGAATGCTTTAAACAGTATGTATGTGAGGACAGATAACGGAGAGATGACACCTATTACACAGTTCGTTAATTTAAAACGTGTATATGGCCCACAATCTGTTACTCGTTTCAACTTATTTAATTCAACATCTATTACGGGAGCAACCAATGAAGGTTTTAGTACTGGAGATGCAATTAGAGTGATTGAAGAAGAAGTTGCAAACTTACCTAGTAATTACACTGTTGCATATTCTGGTTTAACTCGTGAAGAAGTAAGTTCTGGAAATCAAACAACGTTTATTTTTATTCTTAGTATTCTATTTGTTTACTTTTTATTGTGTGCACAATACGAAAGTTATATCATTCCATTTGCTGTAGTTTTATCAATTCCTCTTGGAGTTTTTGGTGCATACATCAGTACAAATTTGTTAGGGTTAGAAAACAATATTTACTTTCAAATTGCCTTAATAATGTTGATTGGTTTATTGGCCAAAAACGCAATACTAATTGTAGAGTTTGCATTGGCAAGACGTAGAAACGGTGAGTCAATTGTCAATGCTGCTATAAATGGAGCAAAAACACGTTTACGACCAATTTTAATGACCTCATTCGCCTTTATCTTAGGATTAATGCCTTTAGCCTTAGCAAAAGGTGTAGGTTCAGAAGGGAACAAATCTATTGGTACAGGAGCTGCTGGGGGAATGTTAATAGGAACTATTCTTGGAATATTTGTTATTCCAATATTGTTTATTCTATTCCAATGGATACAAGAAAGAATTACTGGGTCACCTACTCCAAAAATAATTAATGAAGATAACTCATTAGAAAACTAG